The Halobacillus ihumii genomic sequence TGAGAGTCTTTTTGACAAATTCAATGACAGCAAAAATTATGGTTCATTAATAAAAGTTGATGAAGTAGATTACAAAAAATATTTGAAAAGGTTAGAGGAATTAAAAGAATTTAATGTAGCTCAACTAAATATTGATGATTATGTCTTCTATGATCAATTTCATCATTTTGAAAGTTTATTCAAACAAGCACATATTTTAGGTTCAACTTTTGATGTTACAATTACAAACCCTCCATATATGGGAGGGAAAAACACCAATTCTCAATTGAAATCTTATTTGAAACTAAATTATCCTATGACAAAGTCTGACATGTTTGCAGCAATGATGGAAAGAATGGAAAGTTTCACAAAAGAAAATGGTGTAATTGCTAACGTAACTATGCAATCATGGATGTTTCTATCTTCGTTTGAGAAGTATAGGAAGCATTTGTTAAAAGAATATTCTATCTGCAGTATGGTTCATATGGAAAGTATGGTAATGGGGATATCGTTTGGTACGGTGGCTACAATTTTAAGAAATAGAACTGAAGGTTATAAAGGCGTATATCAGTATGTTAGATATAAAGATTTGGAAGAAAGTGAACCTCATAAATTTCCACTAGATAATAACAGATATTCGATAGTCTCGTCAGATGTATTTAAAAACTTACCAAGTAACCCAATAGCTTATTGGATGAGTGAAAAAGTTCAAAATGCTTTTAAAAAGTATAGCAGACTTAAACAGATTGCTGATGTTAAAAAGGGTAGTTTTACTGGTAATAATGACTATTTTTTGAAGTTATGGTTTGAAGTCTCATATAAAAAGATTGGTTTTAATATTAATAATAGAGAGGAATCAAAGAACTCTGGGTACAAATGGTTTCCATATAATAAAGGAGGCAGTTTTAAAAAATGGTATGGCAATAACGAATATGTTATAAATTGGGAAAACGACGGCGAGGAATTGAAAAATTTCGAAAAGTTCGGGATGAGGAATCCTAGATTCTTCTTTAGAGAAGGTATAACGTGGTCATCCCTAACTTCAGGAAATGTCTCATTCAGATATTCGCCGCAAGGCTCCCTTTTTGATAGTAAGGGACCAATGATATTTCCAAAGGATGATAAAGACCTTTATTATATTTTAGCTTTATTAAATTCAAAGGTATCACATCTCCTTTTAACACTAATTGCCCCTACGATGGATTTTAACCCTACTCCCGTAAGTAACATACCAATTGCTGAAGTTACTAAAGAAAATAGCCAAAGCTTACAAGAATTGGTTGAGTCTAATATAAAACTGGCCAAATTTGAATGGGATTCTTATGAGGAATCTTGGGAGTTTATTAAACACCCATTATTATGGAAAAAGTATAAAGAACCTTTACTTAAGAATTCATACTTATACTGGAAAGATCTAAAACAACAGAATAAAAGGAAGATGAAATTTAACGAAGAGCGTATAAACCATATATTTATTAGTATCTACGGTTTGCAAAATGAAATTAATAATGTAGTCGAGGATAAGGAGATTACGATTTTGCAATCAGACAGAGAACAAGAAACAATATCGTTTTTATCCTATTTTATAGGGTGTATTATGGGTCGATACTCCTTAGATATAGATGGTCTTGCATATGCTGGAGGTGAATTTAATGAATCAAAATATCAAACATTTAAACCAAATCAAGGGGGACTTATTCAATTAAATGACCGTCATTACTTTAATACCGACATTATTGTTAGATTGCGCGAATTTCTATCAGTAGCATTTAGTGCAGAAACAGTAAACGAAAATATACAATGGTTAGCTGAATCCTTGAAGATGAAGAAAAATGAGACGCCAGAAGAGCGGTTGCGTCGCTATTTCTTAGATGAATTTTTCAAAGATCATTGCACAACATATCAAAAACGTCCAATTTATTGGTTGATTGATTCAGGGAAACAAAAAGGGTTGCGAACACTGATTTATATGCATAGTTACCAACCTGATACAATGGCTACAATCCGCTTTGAACATTTACAAGAAATACAGTCAAAGTATCAGAATGAGATTGATATGATTGATACACGTTTAGCTAATCCTAGCTTACCTGCGACTGATCGACGCAACTTAGAAAAATCTAAGACAGCTTTTCAGAAAAAGGTTGAAGAACTGCAGGAATTTGATAAGCATTTAGCTACTTATGCGAATGAACAATTTGATATTGATTTAGACGATGGTGTTAAAGTGAACTACGCGAAATTTGATAATGTACTAGCAAAGATTAAGTAACTGAAAGAGGGGGTCTTCTCCTCTTTTTGTTTAAATATAGAGGTGGAAGACGTGAATGTAATTGAAAAACTACAAGAAAAAATACAACAAGAAAAGGAAACTAAAGGTCGAGCGATTGTGTTTTGGTATGACGCTCAGGCTCAAGTAAGTATTGATGAACTAAGCCAACAATTAATGGGTGTTGAAGTTAGGTGTTTAACAGATAAAAACTTTTTTCAACTGAAGGTGGAGCTTGAATTTCAAAGAGCTACAGATTCCTTTTTAATCTATTCTGACTTACCAAGACCCGACGACAAGAATAATATAATGTTGGATATATTGTCATACAGCACAGAATTCAAAGCAGATGAAACAGCTATTCTATCAGAAACATTACACGTATCTGACCAGGTTTTACGTCCAATGATGGAAAAGTATCCGTCATTCTTTAATAGCAAAGAGCGTAAAAGAAAACTGTATAAAGTATTACCTGAACAAGCGAATGAAACTCAATTTGAGATTAGTATGATGGCCGTATTAACAAAAGCCTCGGTATCTGACGTCAGAGTTATTTCACGTCAAATTCTCTCGTCTGATTTACAGTTCGAAGATAATGAGTTTGTGAAGTCGATTAAGCGTAACTACTCCTTAGATCGCACATTGGAGATCGTTGGTCGCTATTTTGGTGTTTCTTTGGGTAATCTTAATCAACCTTTTAAAGAGCTGATAAATGTACTCATCTATCAACACTTTAAACAGAAGGCAAATTTTATTGTGGAAGAGTGGGAAAGGCGTTGGACTTCTTCATCTCCTAACGTTTGTTCGCTTTTCATTGAAGAGTGGCTTCAGCAGAGTGATGCAGATATTCTTGAAAAACACATTAAGGAATGGGAGAAGTCATTTCATGTAAGGGAGAAACTAGGTACACAAGACATCTCCAACTTTACTCTAACAGACACCTTCCCTGTTTCTGATGCTCTGATCATAGAAAAATGTATCGACGAGCTACTTCATCAAACAATTCAGGGGGAGGAACGCTTATCTTTAATTACGCAACGCTTGCAGACCCATTGGGGCTCAAAAGGTAAACTGAGAGCTTTGTATAAAACCATTTTCGAAGCTATTCGAATGGAGACTTTAAAAACTGTTGTACATCGAATTCACCAGAAAAATGATTTTTATAAAAATTATGCGGAATCTCTCTACGAAATTGATCAAGCCTATCGTCATTTCATGAATCATTTCACACGCCTTGATTCGAAAGAGATGTTAGAAGAGGTTGCTAATCGCCTGACAAATTGGTATGAAAATGAATATTTAGGTCGTCTATCAGGAGAAATGAATTTCAAACTGGAAGATGGGTATGTTCCAAAAATAATGCCGCAGCGAACATTCTTTTCTGAAAAGATTCAACCAATATTGGATAAAGAACAAACAAGAGTCTTCGTTATCATTTCAGATGCTTTGCGTTATGAAGCTGGCTATGAACTTCATGACCATTTAACGAAACGTGAAAATGGTAGCTCTAGTATCCAACCGATGGCATCAAGTTATCCAACTTACACACAATTAGGAATGGCGTCATTACTACCCCACCGTCAACTAGAGGTCGATGACAAAAACGGTGTATTAGCTGATGGTCAATCGACTAAAGGAATGGATAACCGCCGTAAGATCCTGCAAACAGTTGAATCACAAACAGAAGTTTTGAAGTTGAAGCAGCTGCTAGATATGAAAACAAGTGAAGCCGAGCAATTATTAAGAGGAAAGCGGTTGGTTTACCTATACCACGATCACATTGACGCATTAGGGGATTCAGCTAAATCAGAGCGTGAAACTTACGGGGCTGTACATCAAGTAATTCAAGATTTACAATTTGCCATTGATCGTTTGTCCCGCCTTCAAGCAAAAAGGGTTTTTATCACAGCTGATCATGGATTCCTATTTCAATTTAAGCAAATTGAAGAACATGGGAAAATTCCAGCTGTTGACGGGAAGGTATTAGATGGGAGTCGACGTTTTGCAATTGGACACGATTTGTCAGCTCCAGAAGGAGCAATTAAATTAGCTGAGCACCAAACCTCTTTAAAAAATGCTGAAGTCGTGCTTGCGAAGAGTCTCAACCGTTTTAAAACTGGTGGTGGTCTGCAATTTATCCATGGCGGAGCCTTACCTCAGGAAGCTGTTGTTCCTTTGATTGATTACCGTCGTATTGAAAAGGCCCAGCCAGTGGATATTGCGGTAGCCATGATCAATAAAGTAATCACGAACTACCGAGTGCTCGTGTCGTTATATCAGGAACAAAGTATCACTGATGAGTACACGTCTCGACAAGTGCGCGCAGCTTTTTATCAGGGCGATGAGCGAATATCCAATGAAGTTGAACTCGTGTTTGATTTAAAAGGTGAAAATAAAGAGCGTAATAGGCAAGTGGAGTTTAGCTTAATCGAAAAGCATTTTAAGATAGGTGAAAAATGTAAATTGCGAATTGATACAGTAACTAAAAAGGGGAAGGAAACATGTCTCGAAGAAGAATTTGTTTTACGCCTTTATGAAGCCTTGTATTAAACTTAAGAGGGAATTGGAGGTGTTTTTATGCTCAAGAAAGGTGAAATAGTCGGGGCATCTTTCTGGCCAGAGCCAGTTCAAATTAAACATATCGAAATCATTGATGATGAGTTGTTTTTGGTAGAAGCCGTCGGTCGTGAATCCAATCAATTCTTTGAAAATTATTTAGAAGAATTTCAATTAGAACAAGTGGAACATTATTCTGAGAACGAAACTTCAGATCAATGGAAGATTCGCTTTCAACACTATTTACAGTATCACGTATTGCGAACAGAAAAAGAATACTCTCAAGCACGGGCTCGCGGGAATAAGAATATGATACCACTGCCTCACCAAATTGAAGCGGTTTATAGTAAAATGCTTCAGGCACCTCAAGTGCGTTATCTATTGGCTGATGATCCAGGGGCAGGTAAAACGATTATGTCCGGCATGCTGATCAGGGAATTGAAAGCACGTAATATGATCCGCAAAACGTTAATTCTAGTTCCTCCACTAGTATTAAAACAGTGGCAGGCGGAGTTAAAAGAAAAGTTTGATGAAGATTTCTTAATTATCACTCGTGATTACTTGAAAGCATCGGGTGAAATCAATCCCTTTGAAATACACCAACAAGTGATTGCATCCATGTATTGGGCTTCTAGAGAAGATATTAAAAATATGATCTTAAATTCTCACTTTGATTTAGTGATTGTAGATGAGGCTCATAAAATGGCAGCTTACACAGTAGGACAGAAAAAAAGAAAAGTGAAACGCACGAAAATGTTTCAACTTGGGGAGAACTTGTTACGTCATTCAGAACATTGCATGCTTCTAACAGCTACTCCGCATAAAGGAGACAAAGAAAACTTCAGGCACTTAATGAGCCTTATCGATCATGATATTTTTTCTCAACTGAATCGGAGTGACTCCATTTTCGAAAAGAGTAATCCATACGTAATCCGTCGGTTAAAAGAAAAGATGGTTAATTTTGATGGAACACCCTTGTTTCCGAAACGAACGACAAAAACACTTGGTTTCGAGTTAAGCTCTGCAGAAGTAGAGCTTTATGACGCTGTGACAGACTATGTACGTCATTACTTTAACCGTGCGAAAAAGAATGATAAACCGAATGTTGCTTTTGCTATGATGATTTTACAACGGAGACTTAGCTCTTCTGTGGAAGCAATCTACCTTTCTTTATTACGTAGAAAAGAACGACTGCAAAATGTTTTAGAGACAGGACAGAGGTTGCAGCAATTAATAGATACAGAGGAATATGAAGAAAGCTCCTTTGAAGATCAGGAATTGATGGAGCAATATGCAGAAGGTGAATTTGAAGAGCTTGATATGGACGAACTTCAGGTAGAAATAGAAATGCTTGATCATTTGATTCGTAAAGCAAATGTGGTGAGGCAACAGGAGAATGAGCGAAAATTTCTTGAACTGGAAAGCACGTTATTTGGAGCAGACGGACTTCTTGCTCAAGGTGAGAAAATACTGATTTTCACGGAATCAAAAGATACATTGAATTATTTAGAAAAGAAATTGAAGGCTTATGTACCGGATATTGCTAAAATTGCTGGTGGCTTTTCCATGGACAGGCGTCAAGAAGAGGTGGAGAAGTTTCGCAATGATTTGCAAATCATGCTTGCTACGGATGCTGGTGGAGAATCCATTAACCTTCAGTTCTGTAATCAGATGGTGAACTACGACATACCATGGAATCCGAATCGATTGGAACAGCGAATGGGGCGTATTCACCGTATCGGTCAAAAGAATGAAGTGTTTGTATTTAATTTAGTAGCTACTAATACTCGTGAAGGGGATGTGCTTTCACGTCTTCTTACTAAGATGGAACAGATGAGAGAAGACCTTGGTCAGGAATTAGTATATGATTTCATCGGTGAAGTATTAGAAGATCATCAGGCTGATTTACCTTCTATTATGGAACAATCCATTATAGGAAGGGAAAATCTCGATAATGTAATTGAGCGTATGGAAAAGACCTTATCCGAAGAACATGAACGTTTGCTAGAGTTAGCTAAGAATGAGCGTCTGAATGAAAACTTTGATTTACCAGGATCTAAACGATCTTTTGATAAAGTATCAATCCATAGCATTCCTCGGAGGTTCTATGGTCACTTCGCTTTACAAGGTTTAGAAAATACGAGGACGCGGGTAAGCGTCTCGGGAGATAAGTCTACAGCTCGCATCGATCGTTTTCCCAAACGGATCCGTGACTTTGCCCGCGGACGAAAGTTAATGTGCAATTTTGATGAATCTATTCGCTTTGCATTAACTACGAACTCAGAAACTACTCAACTTTCCATGTTACAAAATGATAGTCCAGTGTTTAACATAATAATGCAATTAACCTCTAAAGAAATGCAGCAGGCTGTTTTGCCGTTTTACGTAGTTCAAGCCGCCGTACCTGAGGATTTGATAATTGAGTTGAATCAGGTAACAATTGTGGATGGAAATGGTCGTGAGCTTGAACAACAGTTAATGTTGACTGGGAAACGCGAAAATGGTGATTTTGTCCAGGTTTCTCCTTATTTCCTATTTCACCAATCATTAGAGGTGGAGGGTACGGTCGTTCAAGAAGACCAGGACATTAAGCGGTACGTCATTAAGGATGCGAGGAACCTTTTAAAAACAATTCAACGTAAGCGAGAGGATTATGCTAACAGAAAAAGAGTCTTTTTAAGGAAGTCTTTTGAAGAGCAGATTGAAACACTACAGCAACGTCTGGAGAAATATCAAAGAGAAAATGTAGAAAGAAAAAATAGTGCATTAATCAACCAGACTTATGCCCAAATAGATGAAATAGAAGACCGCGGTAAAGAACGGTTGAATGAAATTGATCGAGAACGATCCATCCAACTTAAACCAGTAAAGCGGATAGC encodes the following:
- the pglX gene encoding BREX-1 system adenine-specific DNA-methyltransferase PglX codes for the protein MNKAELKKFAIEARRELIEKVSLKAEKYGITEGDDFKIEEKFGQLIVDGESYSLELRPAFQSLKRRLYDKGYEQLIDEVAYTWFNRIIAIRYMEVNNYLPDKVNVLSSSTGKNEPDILHQHETMKLDVNHQEVNQWIQKGEVEKAFRKLLIAQCNSLGTNLPILFDKINDYTELLLPEYLLDSESIISMLVNNQELTGSFKEVEVIGWLYQYYNLEPKEKVYNNIKRNKKVTKYEIPAVTQLFTPKWIVKYMVENSLGELWMESNGNSLMSNRMTYYINPADQEDQVSKKIEEIRYKNINLEEISIIDPCVGSGHILVYAFDLLYEMYLEEGYPKKDIPKLIVEKNLYGLDIDERATQLATLALIMKCREKSRRALKDNLYPKIYAIKESNGLDLELLKGKLCYSNEERKEIESLFDKFNDSKNYGSLIKVDEVDYKKYLKRLEELKEFNVAQLNIDDYVFYDQFHHFESLFKQAHILGSTFDVTITNPPYMGGKNTNSQLKSYLKLNYPMTKSDMFAAMMERMESFTKENGVIANVTMQSWMFLSSFEKYRKHLLKEYSICSMVHMESMVMGISFGTVATILRNRTEGYKGVYQYVRYKDLEESEPHKFPLDNNRYSIVSSDVFKNLPSNPIAYWMSEKVQNAFKKYSRLKQIADVKKGSFTGNNDYFLKLWFEVSYKKIGFNINNREESKNSGYKWFPYNKGGSFKKWYGNNEYVINWENDGEELKNFEKFGMRNPRFFFREGITWSSLTSGNVSFRYSPQGSLFDSKGPMIFPKDDKDLYYILALLNSKVSHLLLTLIAPTMDFNPTPVSNIPIAEVTKENSQSLQELVESNIKLAKFEWDSYEESWEFIKHPLLWKKYKEPLLKNSYLYWKDLKQQNKRKMKFNEERINHIFISIYGLQNEINNVVEDKEITILQSDREQETISFLSYFIGCIMGRYSLDIDGLAYAGGEFNESKYQTFKPNQGGLIQLNDRHYFNTDIIVRLREFLSVAFSAETVNENIQWLAESLKMKKNETPEERLRRYFLDEFFKDHCTTYQKRPIYWLIDSGKQKGLRTLIYMHSYQPDTMATIRFEHLQEIQSKYQNEIDMIDTRLANPSLPATDRRNLEKSKTAFQKKVEELQEFDKHLATYANEQFDIDLDDGVKVNYAKFDNVLAKIK
- the pglZ gene encoding BREX-1 system phosphatase PglZ type A, whose translation is MNVIEKLQEKIQQEKETKGRAIVFWYDAQAQVSIDELSQQLMGVEVRCLTDKNFFQLKVELEFQRATDSFLIYSDLPRPDDKNNIMLDILSYSTEFKADETAILSETLHVSDQVLRPMMEKYPSFFNSKERKRKLYKVLPEQANETQFEISMMAVLTKASVSDVRVISRQILSSDLQFEDNEFVKSIKRNYSLDRTLEIVGRYFGVSLGNLNQPFKELINVLIYQHFKQKANFIVEEWERRWTSSSPNVCSLFIEEWLQQSDADILEKHIKEWEKSFHVREKLGTQDISNFTLTDTFPVSDALIIEKCIDELLHQTIQGEERLSLITQRLQTHWGSKGKLRALYKTIFEAIRMETLKTVVHRIHQKNDFYKNYAESLYEIDQAYRHFMNHFTRLDSKEMLEEVANRLTNWYENEYLGRLSGEMNFKLEDGYVPKIMPQRTFFSEKIQPILDKEQTRVFVIISDALRYEAGYELHDHLTKRENGSSSIQPMASSYPTYTQLGMASLLPHRQLEVDDKNGVLADGQSTKGMDNRRKILQTVESQTEVLKLKQLLDMKTSEAEQLLRGKRLVYLYHDHIDALGDSAKSERETYGAVHQVIQDLQFAIDRLSRLQAKRVFITADHGFLFQFKQIEEHGKIPAVDGKVLDGSRRFAIGHDLSAPEGAIKLAEHQTSLKNAEVVLAKSLNRFKTGGGLQFIHGGALPQEAVVPLIDYRRIEKAQPVDIAVAMINKVITNYRVLVSLYQEQSITDEYTSRQVRAAFYQGDERISNEVELVFDLKGENKERNRQVEFSLIEKHFKIGEKCKLRIDTVTKKGKETCLEEEFVLRLYEALY
- a CDS encoding DEAD/DEAH box helicase, encoding MLKKGEIVGASFWPEPVQIKHIEIIDDELFLVEAVGRESNQFFENYLEEFQLEQVEHYSENETSDQWKIRFQHYLQYHVLRTEKEYSQARARGNKNMIPLPHQIEAVYSKMLQAPQVRYLLADDPGAGKTIMSGMLIRELKARNMIRKTLILVPPLVLKQWQAELKEKFDEDFLIITRDYLKASGEINPFEIHQQVIASMYWASREDIKNMILNSHFDLVIVDEAHKMAAYTVGQKKRKVKRTKMFQLGENLLRHSEHCMLLTATPHKGDKENFRHLMSLIDHDIFSQLNRSDSIFEKSNPYVIRRLKEKMVNFDGTPLFPKRTTKTLGFELSSAEVELYDAVTDYVRHYFNRAKKNDKPNVAFAMMILQRRLSSSVEAIYLSLLRRKERLQNVLETGQRLQQLIDTEEYEESSFEDQELMEQYAEGEFEELDMDELQVEIEMLDHLIRKANVVRQQENERKFLELESTLFGADGLLAQGEKILIFTESKDTLNYLEKKLKAYVPDIAKIAGGFSMDRRQEEVEKFRNDLQIMLATDAGGESINLQFCNQMVNYDIPWNPNRLEQRMGRIHRIGQKNEVFVFNLVATNTREGDVLSRLLTKMEQMREDLGQELVYDFIGEVLEDHQADLPSIMEQSIIGRENLDNVIERMEKTLSEEHERLLELAKNERLNENFDLPGSKRSFDKVSIHSIPRRFYGHFALQGLENTRTRVSVSGDKSTARIDRFPKRIRDFARGRKLMCNFDESIRFALTTNSETTQLSMLQNDSPVFNIIMQLTSKEMQQAVLPFYVVQAAVPEDLIIELNQVTIVDGNGRELEQQLMLTGKRENGDFVQVSPYFLFHQSLEVEGTVVQEDQDIKRYVIKDARNLLKTIQRKREDYANRKRVFLRKSFEEQIETLQQRLEKYQRENVERKNSALINQTYAQIDEIEDRGKERLNEIDRERSIQLKPVKRIAQFKVLSNGVSNGRILPEDFLSLIEKYELENGRLNVQVQPAFGIVDFISEEVDGENKLVVVTDDLYQFKQQLVLEDYGDIAERVYVYEVMQHGIIEHKLDQGLMF